In Daucus carota subsp. sativus chromosome 4, DH1 v3.0, whole genome shotgun sequence, one DNA window encodes the following:
- the LOC108219429 gene encoding uncharacterized protein LOC108219429 — protein MWGFGGRFYWGRRERGEEVQGLVVIYAWMSSEEKHVKSYVDLYASLGWNSLVCHSQFLNMFFPEKGASLASEVLHELTEELKVCPGPVVFASFSGGPKACMCKVLQMIEENCAEKANRDEYQVVRDCISGQIFDSTPVDFTSDLGTKFVLHPTVLKRSRPPLIASWIAHSLKYTADKFFLYRMESLRAEYWQTLYSTIRMGAPYLILCSENDDLAPFQTICNFAQRLIDLGGDVKLVKWSSSSHVGHYRRYPVDYKAAVTELLGKAAVMYSQRIRQLEGGKMGFGGTHDEVRESVAQLGDAAVSSSQTFQRRVALELNDHFFVPGSVEYDGDKVLGSVHNEQKERYVTLTKPPVIKAHGILGQALFDVCVPTDVENWDIKPSSFLKPPSSYSRKSSPFNPIKCIRRSRL, from the exons ATGTGGGGATTTGGGGGAAGATTTTACTGGGGAAGAAGAGAAAGAGGAGAGGAAGTACAAGGGCTGGTAGTGATTTATGCGTGGATGTCAAGTGAGGAGAAACATGTTAAGAGCTATGTTGATCTTTATGCTTCTCTTGGTTGGAATTCACTTGTTTGTCACTCCCAATTTCTCAATAT GTTCTTCCCTGAGAAGGGCGCATCATTGGCTTCGGAAGTTCTCCATGAGCTAACTGAG GAGTTAAAGGTATGCCCAGGCCCCGTGGTATTCGCATCGTTTTCTGGTGGACCCAAAGCATGCATGTGCAAAGTTCTTCAG ATGATTGAGGAGAACTGTGCAGAAAAGGCCAATCGG GACGAATATCAAGTGGTCAGAGATTGCATTTCTGGTCAAATTTTTGATTCTACTCCAGTAGATTTTACCAGTGATCTGGGTACGAAATTCGTTCTTCATCCAACTGTTCTAAAAAGATCACGTCCGCCTCTTATAGCATCCTGGATTGCCCATAGCTTAAAGTATACTGCAGATAAATTCTTTCTTTACAGAATGGAATCACTTCGTGCTGAGTACTGGCAAACTCTGTACTCTACAATT CGTATGGGGGCTCCATATCTTATTTTGTGCTCAGAAAACGATGACCTTGCTCCTTTTCAAACAATATGTAATTTTGCTCAGCGATTAATAGACCTTGGGGGTGATGTCAAACTGGTAAAGTGGAGTAGCTCTTCTCATGTAG GCCATTATCGGCGTTACCCAGTTGACTACAAGGCTGCTGTTACTGAGCTACTTGGAAAGGCTGCGGTAATGTATTCTCAAAGAATCAGACAACTCGAGGGGGGAAAGATGGGCTTCGGAGGAACACATGATGAGGTCCGAGAGTCAGTTGCCCAGCTGGGTGATGCAGCAGTGAGCTCAAGTCAGACATTTCAGAGAAGAGTTGCTCTTGAGCTGAATGACCACTTTTTTGTGCCAGGCTCTGTGGAGTATGATGGAGATAAAGTTCTTGGGTCCGTACATAATGAACAAAAAGAACGTTATGTTACTCTGACAAAGCCACCAGTCATCAAGGCTCATGGTATTCTTGGTCAGGCTCTCTTTGACGTCTGTGTCCCAACGGATGTCGAAAACTGGGATATAAAGCCATCGTCATTCCTGAAGCCCCCTTCCTCTTATTCAAGAAAAAGTTCACCTTTCAACCCCATCAAGTGCATTCGACGCTCAAGACTCTAA